Proteins from a single region of Longimicrobium sp.:
- a CDS encoding antibiotic biosynthesis monooxygenase, with protein MIGRFWRGWTTQENADAYEQLLRTKVLPGIHRVKGYRGAYLMRRDVEEGVEFATLTFFASMDAVRAFAGEDYEIAVVPPEARRLLSRFDERSVHYEVAMAPE; from the coding sequence ATGATCGGACGATTCTGGAGAGGATGGACCACGCAGGAGAACGCGGACGCCTACGAGCAGCTGCTGCGGACCAAGGTGCTTCCCGGCATCCACCGCGTGAAGGGCTACCGCGGCGCGTACCTGATGCGGCGCGACGTGGAGGAGGGCGTCGAGTTCGCCACGCTCACCTTCTTCGCGAGCATGGACGCCGTACGCGCCTTCGCCGGAGAGGACTACGAGATCGCCGTCGTCCCGCCCGAGGCGCGCAGGCTCCTCTCGCGCTTCGACGAGCGCTCGGTGCACTACGAGGTCGCCATGGCGCCGGAGTAG
- a CDS encoding TIGR04283 family arsenosugar biosynthesis glycosyltransferase, which yields MSAGPRLSIVVPALDEAEGIVETLAALGPLRARGHEVIVVDGGSADATAELARPLADRVLAAERGRARQQNAGAAAAAGDVLLFLHADTHLPPGADSLVLGGLERTGRGWGRFDVRLTGRHPVLRVVERMIGLRSRLSGIATGDQAVFVRRDWFRRAGGFPDLPLMEDVALSRALKRLGPPLCLRETVVTSSRRWERRGVFRTMLLMWRLRWSYWRGADPAVLAERYR from the coding sequence ATGTCCGCAGGCCCGCGCCTCTCCATCGTCGTCCCCGCGCTCGACGAGGCGGAGGGGATCGTGGAGACGCTCGCGGCGCTCGGGCCGCTGCGGGCGCGGGGGCACGAGGTGATCGTGGTGGACGGCGGGAGCGCGGACGCCACGGCCGAGCTGGCGCGGCCGCTGGCGGACCGGGTGCTGGCGGCGGAGCGCGGCAGAGCGCGCCAGCAGAACGCCGGCGCCGCCGCGGCCGCGGGCGACGTGCTCCTCTTCCTGCACGCCGACACGCACCTGCCGCCGGGTGCCGACTCGCTGGTCCTGGGCGGGCTGGAGCGCACGGGGCGCGGGTGGGGGCGCTTCGACGTGCGACTTACCGGCCGGCACCCGGTGCTGCGCGTGGTCGAGCGGATGATCGGCCTGCGCTCGCGGCTGTCGGGGATCGCCACGGGCGACCAGGCCGTGTTCGTGCGCCGCGACTGGTTCCGCCGCGCCGGCGGCTTCCCCGACCTGCCGCTGATGGAGGACGTGGCGCTCAGCCGCGCGCTCAAGCGGCTGGGCCCGCCGCTCTGCCTGCGCGAGACGGTCGTCACCTCCAGCCGGCGCTGGGAGCGGCGCGGCGTTTTCCGCACCATGCTGCTGATGTGGCGCCTGCGCTGGTCCTACTGGCGCGGCGCCGACCCGGCCGTGCTGGCGGAGCGGTATCGATAG